The following proteins come from a genomic window of Microbacterium sulfonylureivorans:
- a CDS encoding diguanylate cyclase: MTSSEDRWFRLAPCGLIAVSLDGVVAEVNDTFLSWTGYDRDEVVGRPFVSILDAGTRLFYETRHLQIVHLGGTINEVALTLTCANGSKLPVLVNAAIDQESQLVRSAVFNASERLQYEAELLHARKSAESSEARVRILQDSSSTFGVSASDVDVAQSFVDVAREAFTAREAAVLLLDENGELQLVAGVNPLAGRTAPVLSLRNTPRVTVVEEQSARDEYPELAAAMREIRLASLSITPLLAEGERLGILVCFFGRRDEFDDHFFDLQKALGRQASQTFVRVRLQRQLAYLALHDQLTGVANRQLLQQSLDDAIGRAADTGEPLAVLFLDVDGFKEINDQFGHATGDAVLVEIADRLRQGVRADDVVGRIGGDEFVAICGSADAGAAASIARRILDITHAPIAVSAGVISASVSVGVSLYRPGVDQQPTGENLLIRADGAMYDSKGAGKNRVTLESSASG; encoded by the coding sequence CCCTCGACGGGGTCGTCGCCGAAGTCAACGACACGTTCCTCAGCTGGACGGGGTACGACCGCGACGAAGTCGTCGGTCGTCCGTTCGTCTCGATCCTCGACGCCGGAACCCGCCTGTTCTACGAGACCCGCCATCTTCAGATCGTCCACCTGGGCGGGACGATCAACGAGGTCGCGCTCACCCTGACGTGCGCGAACGGCTCGAAGCTGCCGGTGCTCGTCAACGCCGCGATCGATCAGGAGTCACAGCTCGTGCGAAGCGCGGTCTTCAACGCGAGCGAGCGGCTGCAGTACGAGGCCGAGCTTCTCCATGCGCGGAAGTCCGCGGAGTCCTCGGAGGCGCGCGTCCGCATCCTCCAGGACAGCTCGAGCACCTTCGGGGTGAGTGCCAGCGACGTCGATGTCGCCCAGTCGTTCGTCGACGTCGCGCGCGAGGCATTCACGGCGCGGGAGGCCGCCGTGCTGCTGCTCGACGAGAACGGCGAGCTCCAGCTCGTGGCGGGCGTCAACCCGCTCGCCGGCCGGACCGCGCCCGTCCTCTCGCTGCGGAACACCCCGCGCGTGACGGTCGTCGAGGAGCAGAGCGCTCGCGACGAGTATCCGGAGCTGGCGGCCGCGATGCGGGAGATCCGCCTGGCGTCACTGAGCATCACCCCGCTCCTCGCCGAGGGCGAGCGCCTCGGCATCCTCGTCTGCTTCTTCGGCCGCCGCGACGAGTTCGACGATCACTTCTTCGACCTGCAGAAGGCTCTGGGGCGCCAGGCATCCCAGACCTTCGTGCGTGTTCGCCTGCAGCGGCAGCTCGCCTACCTCGCGCTGCACGACCAGCTGACCGGCGTCGCCAACCGCCAGCTCCTGCAGCAGAGCCTCGACGACGCGATCGGGCGCGCGGCCGATACCGGCGAGCCCCTCGCCGTGCTGTTCCTGGACGTCGACGGGTTCAAGGAGATCAACGACCAGTTCGGTCACGCGACCGGCGACGCCGTCCTGGTGGAGATCGCCGACAGGCTGCGGCAGGGCGTGCGAGCCGACGATGTCGTGGGGCGCATCGGAGGCGACGAGTTCGTCGCGATCTGCGGCAGCGCCGACGCGGGGGCCGCGGCATCCATCGCGCGTCGCATCCTCGACATCACCCACGCGCCGATCGCGGTCAGCGCCGGTGTCATCTCCGCCTCCGTCAGTGTCGGAGTCTCCCTCTATCGCCCCGGCGTCGATCAGCAGCCGACCGGCGAGAACCTGCTCATCCGGGCCGACGGGGCGATGTACGACTCGAAGGGCGCCGGAAAGAACCGCGTCACGCTCGAGTCCTCGGCATCCGGCTAG
- a CDS encoding NADP-dependent oxidoreductase — MTRSIEVVGYQYDRHGDATVLEQRTRVLSAPGPNEVTVEIVCAGVNHMDALIRRGVEQAWADDPWPRSSGSDFAGIVVACGPGVTALHRGSEVIGHVRSGAHATHVNVSVASLVVKPRNLSWELAGGMFLAGGTALTTLDELRIGHDDTIVISAAAGGVGSIEAQLAKHWGARVIGTCGDRNFDYLRQLGIIPVKYGDGIADRIRHVAHGPVTAFIDNFGKDGEGLAVELGVPDGRYRSSADRRDVEVALLREDPDSVRSGTTQLQRLAHLAQLGAFRLLVSGLYPLADIVEAFEDLDRLHARGKIVLATHPVAAYRTLRARDVHEALP, encoded by the coding sequence GTGACCAGATCGATCGAGGTCGTCGGCTATCAGTACGACCGGCACGGGGATGCCACGGTCCTGGAGCAGCGGACCCGGGTGCTGAGTGCGCCCGGACCGAACGAGGTGACGGTGGAGATCGTGTGCGCGGGGGTCAACCACATGGATGCGCTGATCCGCCGCGGCGTCGAGCAGGCATGGGCCGACGACCCGTGGCCGCGATCGTCCGGATCCGACTTCGCGGGAATCGTCGTGGCATGCGGCCCCGGCGTGACCGCGCTCCACCGCGGATCCGAGGTCATCGGGCACGTCAGGAGCGGGGCCCACGCCACCCACGTCAACGTCTCCGTCGCGTCGTTGGTCGTGAAGCCGCGAAACCTCTCGTGGGAGCTCGCCGGAGGGATGTTCCTCGCCGGCGGTACGGCGCTGACGACCCTCGACGAGCTGCGGATCGGCCACGACGACACCATCGTCATCTCCGCCGCCGCCGGCGGCGTCGGCAGCATCGAGGCGCAGCTGGCCAAGCATTGGGGCGCGCGGGTCATCGGAACGTGCGGCGATCGGAACTTCGACTATCTCCGCCAGCTCGGCATCATCCCCGTCAAGTACGGGGATGGGATCGCCGACCGCATCAGGCACGTGGCCCATGGGCCGGTGACCGCCTTCATCGACAACTTCGGAAAGGACGGCGAGGGCCTCGCCGTCGAACTCGGTGTGCCGGACGGACGCTACCGGTCGAGCGCCGATCGACGCGACGTCGAGGTCGCGCTGCTCCGGGAAGACCCCGACAGCGTGCGGAGCGGCACCACGCAGCTCCAGCGACTCGCGCATCTCGCTCAGCTGGGCGCGTTCCGGCTTCTGGTGTCCGGCCTCTACCCGCTGGCCGACATCGTCGAGGCGTTCGAGGATCTCGACCGCCTTCACGCCCGCGGGAAGATCGTGCTGGCGACTCACCCGGTGGCGGCGTACCGCACCTTGCGCGCCCGAGACGTCCACGAGGCGCTGCCCTGA
- a CDS encoding GTP cyclohydrolase II, translating into MRQFDVSSTAVHPAAQQRTAVTIPLHFSDGFEAIGRVVTFHGLVDQAEHLLLAFGSAVDPETQDVTPGDRPLVRLHSECLTGDVFGSQRCDCGPQLREAVERLSEEGGILLYLRQEGRGIGLYSKLDAYALQDDGLDTFEANTVLGHGEDERDYAAAAQMLRSVGVDSVRLLTNNPDKAAQLAELGIAVDEIVRTGVHVTAANARYLRAKRDHTGHLIDFPAA; encoded by the coding sequence ATGCGACAGTTCGACGTGAGCTCCACAGCGGTGCACCCCGCGGCGCAGCAGCGAACCGCCGTCACCATCCCCCTGCACTTCTCCGACGGCTTTGAAGCCATCGGACGGGTGGTCACGTTCCACGGGCTCGTCGATCAGGCGGAGCATCTGCTGCTCGCGTTCGGGAGTGCGGTGGATCCCGAGACGCAGGACGTCACGCCGGGCGATCGACCGCTGGTCCGGCTCCACAGCGAGTGCCTGACCGGCGACGTCTTCGGATCGCAGCGATGCGACTGCGGACCGCAGCTGCGCGAGGCGGTGGAGCGCCTCTCGGAAGAGGGCGGCATCCTGCTCTACCTGCGCCAGGAGGGGAGAGGCATCGGCCTCTACTCCAAGCTCGACGCGTACGCCCTCCAGGACGACGGGCTCGACACTTTCGAGGCGAACACCGTGCTCGGCCACGGGGAGGACGAACGGGACTACGCGGCGGCCGCCCAGATGCTCCGATCGGTGGGCGTCGACAGCGTGAGGCTCCTCACCAACAACCCCGACAAGGCGGCGCAGCTCGCGGAGCTGGGGATCGCGGTAGACGAGATCGTCCGCACCGGGGTGCACGTGACTGCCGCCAACGCCCGCTACCTGCGCGCGAAGCGCGACCACACGGGGCACCTGATCGACTTCCCGGCGGCATGA
- a CDS encoding PhzF family phenazine biosynthesis protein, whose product MVDVPFFWVDVFAERALTGNPLALVPDADALDEDLMRTITKEFNQSETTFLMAPTLPGADHRLRSFTVGGVEVLGAGHNAMGAWIWLAEAGLLAAERGEFAQQIGAEVLPVRVGRSDDGRVLVTMRQGRPRFLNATSDHAALSEALGLSTDDLTPGRPSEVVSTGAEHLLVSLRTRDAVDRAVPDTARLRALLAAAGAEGCYVYSTEAVDDPSHAYSRFFNPTVGIVEDPATGTAAGPLAVLLVRDGIVESGRAVRIEQGRAMGRSSTLEVTVDEDRVELSGSGLVVAEGVLRL is encoded by the coding sequence ATGGTCGACGTTCCCTTCTTCTGGGTGGATGTCTTCGCCGAGCGTGCGCTGACGGGAAACCCGCTCGCACTGGTGCCGGATGCCGACGCCCTGGACGAGGATCTGATGCGGACGATCACCAAGGAGTTCAACCAGTCGGAGACGACCTTCCTCATGGCGCCGACTCTCCCCGGTGCCGATCACCGCCTGCGCTCCTTCACCGTCGGCGGCGTCGAGGTGCTCGGGGCCGGGCACAACGCGATGGGCGCGTGGATCTGGCTCGCCGAAGCCGGCCTGCTGGCCGCCGAAAGGGGCGAGTTCGCTCAGCAGATCGGCGCCGAGGTGCTCCCGGTCCGCGTCGGGCGTTCGGACGACGGCCGCGTCCTGGTGACGATGAGACAAGGGCGACCGAGGTTCCTGAACGCGACGTCGGATCACGCCGCGCTCTCCGAGGCGCTGGGTCTCTCGACCGATGACCTCACCCCTGGCCGGCCGTCCGAAGTCGTGTCGACCGGAGCCGAGCACCTGCTCGTATCGCTGCGCACACGGGACGCCGTCGACCGGGCGGTGCCGGACACCGCTCGGCTGAGGGCACTGCTCGCCGCGGCCGGCGCGGAGGGGTGCTACGTCTACTCCACCGAGGCTGTCGATGACCCGAGCCACGCGTACTCGCGATTCTTCAATCCGACGGTCGGCATCGTCGAGGACCCGGCGACGGGCACCGCCGCGGGGCCTCTCGCCGTGCTGCTGGTGCGCGACGGCATCGTGGAGAGCGGCCGGGCCGTCCGCATCGAGCAGGGCCGTGCGATGGGCCGGTCCAGCACGCTCGAGGTCACGGTCGACGAAGACCGCGTGGAGCTGTCCGGTTCCGGACTCGTCGTCGCCGAGGGAGTGCTCCGCCTCTGA
- a CDS encoding Type 1 glutamine amidotransferase-like domain-containing protein, which yields MKLLLTSGGVTNRSILEALGDLLRKPIDECDALYVPTAQWGHPMCSPRTAWMSTADRWPGEHGMVGLGWKSVGLLELTALPSIPRDRWEPWVRDADVLLVDGGEAIYLAHWMRESGLADMLPSLTDTVWVGVSGGSMVMTPRIGSEFVDWNPDGGDEALGVVDFSIFPHLDYPGWSSNTSDAARRWATRIDGPAYAIDDQTAISVEDGAVRVVSEGKWELLKG from the coding sequence GTGAAGCTGCTCTTGACCTCGGGAGGCGTGACGAACCGCTCCATCCTCGAGGCGCTGGGCGACCTCCTCCGCAAGCCGATCGACGAATGCGACGCCCTCTACGTGCCGACGGCGCAGTGGGGGCACCCGATGTGCTCGCCACGAACGGCGTGGATGTCGACGGCGGACCGATGGCCGGGCGAGCACGGCATGGTCGGCCTGGGCTGGAAATCGGTCGGCCTTCTCGAGCTCACCGCGCTGCCCAGCATCCCCCGCGATCGCTGGGAGCCCTGGGTGCGCGACGCCGACGTTCTGCTGGTGGACGGCGGTGAGGCGATCTACCTCGCCCACTGGATGCGGGAGTCTGGGCTCGCGGACATGCTCCCGTCGCTGACGGACACGGTCTGGGTGGGAGTCAGCGGCGGCAGCATGGTGATGACTCCGCGCATCGGCAGCGAGTTCGTCGACTGGAACCCCGACGGCGGCGACGAAGCGCTGGGTGTCGTGGACTTCTCGATCTTCCCGCACCTGGACTATCCCGGCTGGTCCTCCAACACGTCGGACGCGGCGCGACGGTGGGCGACGCGCATCGACGGCCCTGCGTACGCGATCGACGATCAGACCGCGATCTCCGTCGAGGACGGCGCGGTGCGCGTCGTCTCCGAGGGGAAGTGGGAGCTACTGAAAGGCTGA